A part of Desulfobacter sp. genomic DNA contains:
- a CDS encoding B12-binding domain-containing radical SAM protein: MNMLSYNFETSQRVLLINPQAFPGQRPEKNMAFFPFSIVYIVNYLKRIKLCEIDYFDLVMEDESLLVEELQSSSYDLIGVTCLAANRFMAIDLIKKLRQVSPGSKIVVGGVFFGFFPEETLARVPEVDFVISGDGEYTMAELVRAMDVNQPYHGIKGLSFRDQEQICLNEKRPVEMHFERFYVELDLVRKPGYDILQPMPNLEWRDDIRAFPLLVSKGCVNRCVYCMNQSEVFRGMSLEFLMERIIELKEKYHTKYFLFTDPSFGSRPAFVRKLCQELIDRDIDIEWYCETRPDIDLDLLSLMRRAGCISIHFAIETGSPKIMKLMRRKTSLAQVTSFAKKCNRLGIAYGYFTLISFPGETLKEAWETLRVIEQLAYHKGFSGLSPLFIMPKTELENMAHQRGVLSEAFDWFDDDFKVDLCYVESPVLKTMPPYIEHLTEKQIYKIIRFSWALQDFIHGNKRVRHLRWRFITRTYFFVLREFWNAFSCVSEPGKKLDVLRMGVKVLLWFLIWKIKKPFIDFKERRR, encoded by the coding sequence ATGAATATGTTGTCTTACAATTTTGAAACCAGTCAAAGGGTGTTATTAATAAATCCCCAGGCGTTTCCGGGCCAAAGGCCTGAAAAGAATATGGCCTTTTTCCCGTTCAGCATTGTCTATATTGTGAATTACCTGAAGCGGATAAAACTATGTGAAATTGACTATTTTGACCTTGTCATGGAGGATGAGTCCTTGCTGGTTGAGGAACTCCAGTCTAGTTCATATGATTTGATAGGTGTTACCTGTTTGGCCGCCAACCGGTTTATGGCCATTGATCTTATCAAAAAGCTGAGACAGGTTTCTCCCGGGTCAAAGATTGTTGTCGGGGGGGTGTTTTTCGGTTTTTTCCCCGAGGAGACACTTGCCCGGGTGCCGGAAGTTGATTTTGTCATTAGCGGTGACGGAGAATACACCATGGCCGAATTGGTCCGGGCCATGGATGTAAACCAGCCCTATCATGGCATTAAAGGTCTTTCCTTTCGAGACCAGGAGCAAATTTGCCTGAATGAAAAGCGTCCTGTAGAGATGCATTTCGAACGATTTTACGTTGAACTGGATCTGGTCCGAAAGCCGGGGTATGATATCCTACAACCCATGCCGAACCTTGAATGGCGTGACGATATAAGGGCTTTCCCCCTTTTAGTGAGCAAAGGGTGCGTAAATAGATGTGTCTACTGCATGAACCAGAGTGAGGTTTTCAGGGGGATGAGCCTTGAGTTCTTAATGGAACGCATTATTGAACTCAAAGAAAAATATCATACAAAGTACTTTTTATTCACAGATCCCTCATTCGGATCCAGGCCCGCATTTGTCCGCAAGTTATGCCAGGAGTTGATTGACCGCGATATAGATATCGAGTGGTATTGTGAAACCAGGCCGGATATTGACTTGGATCTACTCTCTTTAATGCGGCGTGCCGGTTGTATTTCAATACATTTTGCAATTGAGACCGGATCGCCAAAAATCATGAAACTGATGCGGCGGAAAACATCACTTGCGCAAGTCACCTCATTCGCCAAAAAATGTAACCGTCTGGGGATTGCTTATGGATATTTCACCCTCATATCCTTTCCCGGCGAGACGCTCAAAGAAGCATGGGAGACATTACGGGTAATAGAGCAATTGGCATACCATAAGGGGTTCAGCGGTCTGTCTCCGCTTTTTATAATGCCTAAAACCGAGCTTGAGAATATGGCACATCAAAGGGGCGTGTTGTCCGAGGCGTTCGATTGGTTTGATGATGATTTCAAGGTGGACCTCTGTTATGTTGAAAGCCCTGTCTTGAAAACCATGCCTCCCTATATCGAACATCTCACCGAGAAACAGATCTATAAAATTATAAGGTTCTCGTGGGCCCTCCAGGATTTTATACACGGAAATAAAAGGGTACGCCACCTGAGATGGCGGTTTATCACACGGACCTATTTTTTTGTTCTCAGGGAATTTTGGAATGCCTTTTCTTGTGTAAGTGAGCCGGGAAAAAAGCTTGATGTATTGCGTATGGGAGTCAAAGTCCTACTCTGGTTTCTGATTTGGAAAATAAAAAAGCCGTTCATAGATTTTAAGGAGCGTAGAAGGTGA